From a region of the Zingiber officinale cultivar Zhangliang chromosome 4B, Zo_v1.1, whole genome shotgun sequence genome:
- the LOC121974834 gene encoding probable metal-nicotianamine transporter YSL12 produces the protein MASEEVEMQSIVKEEKLRRRRKEKGGEEEQEEEMSVEWAFEGQRVPPWREQLTARALVVSFFLSVMFSVIVMKLNLTTGIIPSLNVAAGLLGFFFVKLWTKALEQTGLLRTPFTRQENTVIQTCVVAAYGLAFSGGFGSYLFGMSSKIAAKTTEEDTSQNIKEPSLGWMIAFMFVVSFIGLFSVVPLRKIMIIDYKLIYPSGTATAYLINGFHTLNGEKLAKKQVWMLGKCFIGSFFWGFFQWFYTAADGCGFASFPTLGLKAYENRFYFDFSATYVGVGMICPYLVNVSVLLGGILSWGIMWPLINNQKGHWYPADTPPSSLHGLNGYKVFIGIAIILGDGLYNFVKVLHRTIATFVAAARQGPSTLPVTDDDSPAPAIVSYDDEKRTQVFLKDQIPQWVAYGGYVSVAIISIITLPHIFPPLKWYFILVAYIFAPVLAFCNAYGCGLTDWSLASTYGKLAIFVIGAWAGAAHGGVLAGLAACGVMMNIVSTASDLMQDFKTGYLTLASPRSMFVSQIIGTAMGCVIAPSVFWLFFKAFKDIGEEGSQYPAPYATIYRNMAILGVDGFGSLPKHCLTLCFIFFAVAIMINLIKDLVSPKIARFIPIPMAMAIPFYIGSYFAIDMFVGSVILFIWEKINKPKADSFGPAVASGLICGDGIWTLPQAVLALAQVKPPICMKFLSRKMNDQVDTFISSLS, from the exons ATGGCGTCCGAAGAGGTTGAGATGCAGAGCATTGTCAAGGAGGAGAAGCTGCGGCGGAGGCGGAAggaaaagggaggagaggaggagcaaGAGGAGGAGATGTCGGTGGAGTGGGCTTTCGAGGGGCAGCGCGTGCCGCCGTGGCGGGAGCAGCTCACGGCCCGCGCATTGGTGGTCAGCTTCTTCCTCTCGGTGATGTTTAGCGTCATCGTGATGAAGCTGAACCTGACGACGGGGATCATCCCCTCGCTCAACGTCGCTGCCGGGCTCCTCGGGTTCTTCTTCGTCAAGCTATGGACGAAGGCGCTCGAGCAGACCGGACTGCTTCGGACTCCCTTCACGCGACAGGAGAACACCGTCATCCAGACCTGCGTCGTCGCCGCCTACGGCCTCGCTTTCAGCG GTGGTTTTGGAAGTTATCTTTTTGGTATGAGCTCAAAAATTGCTGCTAAAACAACTGAAGAAGATACTTCTCAGAATATAAAGGAACCGAGCTTAGGATGGATGATTGCATTTATGTTTGTTGTTAGCTTTATTGGTTTATTCTCTGTTGTGCCACTCAGAAAG ATAATGATCATCGACTACAAGCTGATCTATCCAAGTGGTACTGCCACTGCATACCTTATCAACGGCTTCCATACATTGAATGGTGAAAAATTAGCCAA GAAGCAAGTATGGATGCTAGGCAAGTGCTTTATTGGTAGCTTCTTTTGGGGATTCTTTCAGTGGTTTTATACTGCTGCTGATGGTTGTGGCTTTGCATCATTCCCTACCCTTGGTCTTAAAGCCTATGAGAACAG GTTCTACTTTGACTTCTCTGCAACATATGTTGGAGTTGGAATGATCTGCCCATATTTGGTGAATGTATCTGTTCTCCTGGGAGGCATCCTTTCGTGGGGAATCATGTGGCCTCTTATAAATAACCAAAAAGGTCATTGGTATCCAGCTGATACACCACCAAGTAGCCTTCATGGTTTGAATGGCTATAAG GTATTCATAGGCATTGCCATAATTCTTGGTGATGGCCTTTATAACTTTGTCAAGGTTCTACATCGAACGATTGCTACCTTCGTCGCTGCAGCACGCCAAGGTCCCAGCACTCTTCCTGTTACAGATGATGACAGCCCTGCACCTGCTATCGTCTCTTATGACGATGAAAAGCGAACTCAGGTCTTCCTTAAAGATCAAATTCCACAATGGGTAGCATATGGGGGCTATGTGTCGGTTGCTATAATCTCCATCATTACTCTTCCTCATATCTTCCCTCCACTcaagtggtacttcatcttggtTGCTTATATTTTCGCCCCAGTTTTAGCATTCTGCAATGCCTATGGGTGCGGTCTTACAGATTGGTCTTTGGCTTCCACCTACGGGAAGCTTGCTATCTTTGTAATTGGAGCTTGGGCTGGTGCCGCTCACGGTGGTGTCCTCGCTGGCCTTGCGGCCTGTGGTGTTATGATGAATATTGTCTCGACTGCCTCAGATCTTATGCAGGACTTCAAGACTGGTTACCTAACGCTGGCTTCTCCCCGGTCCATGTTTGTGAGCCAAATCATTGGGACCGCGATGGGTTGTGTGATCGCTCCAAGTGTTTTCTGGCTTTTCTTCAAGGCCTTCAAAGATATTGGCGAAGAAGGAAGTCAGTACCCTGCACCCTATGCCACCATATACCGTAACATGGCTATTCTTGGTGTTGACGGCTTCGGCTCACTACCAAAACACTGTCTCACTCTCTGCTTCATTTTCTTTGCTGTCGCGATTATGATCAACTTGATAAAAGATCTGGTTAGCCCGAAGATTGCACGGTTTATACCAATCCCAATGGCAATGGCTATTCCTTTCTACATTGGATCGTACTTCGCCATCGATATGTTTGTCGGAAGCGTCATATTATTCATCTGGGAAAAGATCAACAAGCCGAAGGCAGATTCCTTTGGTCCGGCAGTGGCATCTGGTTTGATATGTGGTGATGGGATATGGACTCTGCCACAAGCCGTGCTTGCACTTGCTCAAGTAAAGCCACCAATCTGCATGAAGTTTCTTTCGAGGAAGATGAATGACCAGGTGGATACTTTCATTTCGTCACTGTCTTAA